A genomic window from Pecten maximus chromosome 4, xPecMax1.1, whole genome shotgun sequence includes:
- the LOC117326061 gene encoding excitatory amino acid transporter 1-like yields MEEEPGAVADKTGWKSYGSSQTIAIPEAEPEVKVANTKSKSEVIKRAIKDNLLVIFLIISMGIGVGLGAGLRSVDPPFTKRQILYLRFPGDLLMNMLQMLILPLIVSSLVSGLASLDTRSSGRIGLRAVVYYLTTTLAAVVLGIILTVSIQPGTKGGDVEPSGESKIVEPADTFLDLLRQSFPSNLIEACFSKPVTDQVLRVEENTNTSDVNATAVYDPVVEMKPGMNVLGLVVFSIFFGIIIGRLGKKGQPLVALFESLCEATMVLVKLVIWYSPIGIIFLVAAKIVEMEDPEKTFQQLLYYFITVMVGLIIHGFITLPVIYFIIVRRNPYRFIYGVTQAVVTAIGTSSSSATLPVTMKNLEENNGIDPRVIKFVAPVGATINMDGTALYEAVAVLFIGQIRGFEMDIGRIITVSITATAAAIGAAGVPQAGLVTMVIVLTAVGFPTDDVTLILAIDWLLDRFRTAVNVMGDAIGAGIVDHLSKKEIRKMDLLDSVENTENGVLNIGYEEADVKM; encoded by the exons atggagGAGGAACCAGGCGCTGTCGCCGATAAGACTGGATGGAAAAGTTATGGTTCAAGCCAAACTATTGCTATACCTGAAGCGGAACCGGAAGTGAAGGTAGCAAACACCAAATCGAAATCCGAAGTAATTAAACGGGCAATAAAAGATAACTTGTTAGTGATTTTCCTTATCATTTCTATGGGAATCGGTGTTGGCCTTGGTGCCGGACTGCGTTCGGTTGACCCTCCCTTTACCAAGAGACAGATTCTGTATCTTCGTTTCCCGGGAGATTTATTGATGAATATGTTACAAATGCTAATCCTTCCGCTGATTGTGTCCAGTCTCGTGTCTGGTCTGGCGTCTTTAGACACACGGTCATCAGGTCGAATTGGTCTGAGAGCGGTAGTTTACTACCTGACCACTACCCTCGCCGCTGTGGTCCTTGGTATCATATTAACAGTCTCTATCCAGCCTGGGACCAAAGGAGGGGATGTCGAACCCTCAGGCGAGTCTAAAATTGTGGAGCCTGCGGATACCTTCCTCGATCTGCTCAG GCAGTCGTTCCCTAGCAACTTGATAGAGGCATGCTTCAGCAAG CCTGTTACCGACCAGGTACTTAGAGTTGAGGAGAACACCAACACAAGTGATGTAAATGCAACCG CTGTTTACGATCCCGTTGTGGAGATGAAACCAGGGATGAATGTCCTTGGCCTTGTCGTCTTCTCCATCTTCTTTGGTATCATCATTGGCCGTCTGGGGAAGAAGGGCCAGCCCCTGGTAGCTCTGTTTGAATCTCTTTGTGAGGCCACGATGGTTCTGGTCAAGCTTGTTATTTG GTACTCTCCTATAGGTATAATTTTCCTGGTGGCGGCTAAAATTGTAGAGATGGAGGACCCAGAGAAGACCTTCCAACAACTTCTCTACTACTTCATCACCGTCATGGTTGGTCTCATTATCCACGGTTTTATCACCCTCCCTGTCATTTACTTCATAATAGTCAGACGAAATCCCTACAGATTCATCTACGGAGTCACACAGGCAGTCGTCACTGCCATTGGGACGTCATCAAG CTCGGCCACACTTCCTGTCACGATGAAAAACCTAGAGGAAAATAATGGCATCGATCCCCGTGTGATCAAATTTGTGGCCCCCGTTGGAGCGACTATAAACATGGACGGGACGGCATTGTACGAGGCTGTGGCTGTCCTCTTCATTGGACAAATCAGAGGCTTCGAGATGGATATCGGACGAATTATTACTGTCAG TATCACTGCCACAGCTGCCGCAATCGGTGCCGCCGGAGTGCCACAGGCAGGTCTGGTTACCATGGTGATCGTCCTCACGGCAGTTGGCTTCCCGACTGATGACGTCACCTTGATTCTGGCTATTGATTGGTTGCT GGACCGATTCCGGACAGCAGTGAATGTAATGGGAGATGCTATAGGTGCAGGTATAGTGGACCACCTATCAAAAAAAGAGATAAGAAAAATGGATCTGCTAGACTCAGTGGAGAACACCGAAAATGGAGTTTTGAACATTGGCTATGAGGAAGCAGATGTCAAAATGTAG